The following proteins are encoded in a genomic region of Haloarcula marina:
- a CDS encoding valine--tRNA ligase, which yields MSDTQDPPTDESPADQQSLDGEYDPAEIEPKWQDHWVTADTYAYDGDADTRFSIDTPPPTVSGNLHMGHLYQFTLQDFVARYHRMADDTVYFPFGYDDNGIASERLTERELGIRHQDFERREFQEKCRAVCTEYEDEFTEDVQSLAISVDWDNTYKTIEPRVQRISQLSFLDLYEQGREYRQRAPTIWCPDCETAISQVEQEDEDKHTKFNDIAFDLVEDANGPVEDETFTISTTRPELLPACVSVFVHPDDDENQHLVGGTAKVPLFGQEVPIIADERVDMETGSGLVMCCTFGDQNDIEWYQAHDLDLRLAIDESATMTEVAGDYEGMSTTQARAAIIEDLDVEGYLLESRDHEHTVQVHERCGVEVEYLVTEQWYIKLLDKKEEYLQAGRDMEWFPEKMYSRYQHWIEGLEWDWCISRQRDSGIPIPVWYCDDCGDPVLAEPDQLPADPLSDDPPVENCPSCGHDTFTPEEDVFDTWATSSLTPLVNAGWEWTADDATDSDEDEPQSITDGAFEMAMDELYPFDLRPQGHDIISFWLFHTVVKCYEHTDEVPFENVMVNGMVLDENREAMSKSKGNVIPPSEVLENFPVDAARYWAAGTSIGDDFPYKEGDLEAGERLLQKLWNASRLVDQLTPAHDAVGDVADEDLSAVDRWLLAELDATIDSVTAKFEDYAFSKARNELRSFFWNTFCDDYLEIAKQRLSDGGDASTEYTLLTAHRTFLKLFAPFLPHITEELWDRIYDESESVHTTDWPVAGGYEADLDAGETAMEVVSALRRYKTENGLPLNADLEHVEVYGHVDGFAAAIAEAMHVDTLETFADAPDITTEVSDIDLDYSVVGPEFGSSVGDIDAAIAEGDYEIDGDTLVVAGGEFELDAEMFAVEESRTYSGEGEMTETENAVVVVR from the coding sequence ATGAGTGACACACAGGACCCGCCGACCGACGAATCGCCCGCCGACCAGCAGTCCCTCGACGGGGAGTACGACCCCGCCGAGATAGAACCGAAGTGGCAAGACCACTGGGTGACCGCGGACACCTACGCCTACGACGGCGACGCCGACACCCGATTCAGCATCGACACGCCGCCGCCGACGGTGTCGGGCAACCTGCACATGGGCCACCTCTACCAGTTCACCCTGCAGGACTTCGTCGCCCGCTACCACCGGATGGCCGACGACACCGTCTACTTCCCCTTCGGCTACGACGACAACGGCATCGCCTCCGAGCGCCTGACCGAGCGCGAACTGGGCATCCGGCATCAGGACTTCGAGCGCCGCGAGTTCCAGGAGAAGTGCCGCGCCGTCTGCACGGAGTACGAGGACGAGTTCACCGAGGACGTGCAGTCGCTCGCGATTTCGGTCGACTGGGACAACACCTACAAGACCATCGAACCGCGCGTCCAGCGCATCTCCCAACTCTCCTTCCTCGACCTGTACGAACAGGGTCGGGAGTACCGCCAGCGCGCGCCGACCATCTGGTGTCCGGACTGCGAGACGGCCATCTCGCAGGTCGAACAGGAAGACGAGGACAAACACACGAAGTTCAACGACATCGCCTTCGACCTCGTGGAAGACGCGAACGGCCCCGTCGAGGACGAGACGTTCACCATCTCGACGACGCGCCCGGAACTCCTCCCGGCGTGTGTCTCCGTGTTCGTCCACCCGGACGACGACGAGAACCAGCACCTCGTCGGCGGCACCGCGAAGGTCCCGCTGTTCGGCCAAGAGGTCCCCATCATCGCCGACGAACGCGTCGACATGGAGACCGGTAGCGGCCTCGTCATGTGCTGTACGTTCGGCGACCAGAACGACATCGAGTGGTATCAGGCCCACGACCTGGACCTCCGTCTGGCTATCGACGAGTCCGCGACGATGACCGAAGTCGCGGGCGACTACGAGGGCATGAGCACGACGCAGGCCCGCGCCGCCATCATCGAGGACTTGGACGTCGAGGGGTACCTGCTGGAATCGCGCGACCACGAGCACACCGTGCAGGTCCACGAGCGCTGCGGCGTCGAAGTCGAGTACCTCGTCACCGAGCAGTGGTACATCAAACTGCTCGACAAGAAGGAAGAGTACCTGCAGGCCGGTCGGGACATGGAGTGGTTCCCGGAGAAGATGTACAGCCGGTATCAACACTGGATAGAGGGGCTTGAGTGGGACTGGTGTATCTCCCGACAGCGCGACTCGGGCATCCCGATTCCGGTCTGGTACTGCGACGACTGCGGCGACCCGGTCCTCGCCGAACCCGACCAACTGCCCGCCGACCCGCTCTCGGACGACCCGCCGGTCGAGAACTGTCCGTCCTGTGGCCACGACACGTTCACGCCCGAGGAGGACGTCTTCGACACGTGGGCCACCTCCTCGCTCACGCCGCTGGTCAACGCCGGGTGGGAGTGGACCGCGGACGACGCCACCGACAGCGACGAGGACGAACCCCAGTCCATCACCGACGGCGCTTTCGAGATGGCGATGGACGAACTGTACCCGTTCGACCTGCGCCCGCAGGGCCACGACATCATCTCCTTCTGGCTGTTCCACACCGTCGTCAAGTGCTACGAGCACACCGACGAGGTGCCCTTCGAGAACGTCATGGTCAACGGGATGGTCCTCGACGAGAACCGCGAGGCGATGTCGAAGTCCAAGGGCAACGTCATCCCGCCCAGCGAGGTGCTGGAGAACTTCCCGGTCGACGCCGCCCGTTACTGGGCCGCCGGGACCTCCATCGGCGACGACTTCCCGTACAAGGAGGGCGACCTCGAAGCGGGCGAGCGCCTGCTCCAGAAGCTCTGGAACGCCTCCCGCCTCGTCGACCAACTCACGCCCGCCCACGACGCCGTCGGCGACGTGGCCGACGAGGACCTCTCGGCCGTCGACCGCTGGCTACTGGCCGAACTCGACGCGACCATCGACTCGGTCACGGCGAAGTTCGAGGACTACGCGTTCTCGAAGGCCCGTAACGAACTGCGCTCGTTCTTCTGGAACACGTTCTGTGACGACTACCTCGAAATCGCGAAACAGCGACTCTCGGACGGCGGCGACGCCTCGACGGAGTACACGCTCCTCACCGCCCACCGCACCTTCCTGAAACTGTTCGCGCCGTTCCTCCCGCACATCACGGAGGAACTGTGGGACCGCATCTACGACGAATCCGAGTCGGTCCACACCACCGACTGGCCAGTCGCGGGCGGCTACGAGGCCGACCTCGACGCGGGCGAGACGGCGATGGAAGTCGTCTCCGCGCTCCGCCGCTACAAGACCGAGAACGGCCTGCCGCTGAACGCGGACCTCGAACACGTCGAGGTGTACGGCCACGTCGACGGGTTCGCCGCGGCCATCGCCGAGGCGATGCACGTCGACACGCTGGAGACGTTCGCGGACGCCCCGGACATCACCACCGAAGTCAGCGACATCGACCTCGACTACTCCGTCGTCGGGCCGGAGTTCGGGAGTTCCGTCGGCGACATCGACGCCGCCATCGCCGAGGGCGACTACGAAATCGACGGCGACACGCTGGTCGTCGCCGGTGGCGAGTTCGAACTCGACGCGGAGATGTTCGCCGTCGAAGAGTCACGCACCTACTCCGGCGAGGGCGAGATGACCGAGACGGAGAACGCCGTCGTCGTCGTCCGGTAA